The following proteins are co-located in the Streptococcus anginosus genome:
- a CDS encoding glucose PTS transporter subunit IIA, translating to MSIAGILVHPNLIALFSGENTLHFFGIPFTAASYASSVLPIILGVWIQIYVEKLLKRIIPKILQTILVPLLTILLVSPIILAILGPLGTIIGNGIGSVFINFYLSYGWLAGVVFGALYPFLVITGMHVGFSPVMIQSLSKFGVDYLMGLTVASNSAQAGATLAVYTKTKNKEFKALAGTAALNAFIGITEPALYGVTSRLKKPLIAVSIGGAIGGGIAGFFKVQALGMGTGPIAGIPLFLGKTFLYFIISSLVASVVGFVLTYLLGFDDIPSESISETNNLEENEKLVTQILANQVISSPLTGEIIPLSDVPDPVFSSKVMGEGIAIRPSQGKVVSPFDGSVELVFETKHALGLRSLDGAEVMIHLGLDTVELKGAPFIVHVQAGQSIKKGDLLMEADLDAIQSAGKEIITPIIITNSHDFSDIKSLASGQISIGQDIIELSV from the coding sequence ATGTCCATTGCGGGTATCTTAGTTCACCCTAATCTTATCGCTCTTTTTTCGGGGGAAAATACTCTTCATTTCTTTGGAATTCCGTTTACAGCTGCCAGTTATGCTTCTAGTGTATTGCCAATTATCCTCGGAGTTTGGATTCAAATCTACGTTGAGAAACTGTTAAAAAGAATCATTCCTAAGATTCTTCAGACTATTCTAGTTCCTTTACTAACGATTTTATTAGTGTCTCCAATTATTCTTGCAATACTTGGACCGCTTGGAACGATTATCGGTAATGGGATTGGGTCTGTTTTTATCAATTTTTATCTGTCTTATGGCTGGTTAGCTGGTGTTGTATTTGGTGCCCTCTATCCGTTTTTGGTTATTACAGGCATGCATGTTGGGTTCTCACCTGTTATGATTCAATCTCTGTCTAAATTTGGTGTAGATTATCTTATGGGGCTGACAGTTGCTTCCAATTCTGCACAGGCAGGTGCAACTCTTGCAGTTTACACGAAAACTAAAAATAAAGAGTTTAAAGCTCTCGCGGGGACTGCTGCCTTAAACGCTTTTATTGGAATTACAGAGCCTGCTCTATATGGTGTTACGTCTCGTCTGAAAAAACCATTGATTGCTGTGTCTATTGGGGGAGCAATTGGAGGCGGAATTGCTGGATTCTTTAAAGTACAAGCTTTGGGAATGGGAACTGGACCGATTGCTGGTATACCTCTCTTTTTAGGAAAAACTTTTCTGTACTTCATTATCAGTAGTTTGGTAGCCAGCGTTGTTGGCTTTGTCTTGACTTATTTGCTTGGTTTTGATGATATTCCGTCAGAAAGTATTTCAGAGACTAATAATCTGGAAGAAAATGAAAAATTAGTTACTCAGATTTTAGCAAATCAAGTAATTTCTAGCCCTTTGACAGGAGAAATTATTCCTCTAAGTGATGTACCGGATCCTGTTTTCTCTTCCAAAGTGATGGGAGAGGGAATTGCTATTCGTCCAAGTCAGGGAAAGGTAGTTTCACCATTTGATGGTTCGGTTGAGCTAGTATTTGAGACGAAACATGCTCTTGGTTTGAGAAGTTTAGATGGAGCAGAAGTTATGATTCATCTGGGATTGGATACTGTAGAACTGAAAGGTGCACCTTTTATTGTTCATGTTCAAGCAGGGCAAAGCATCAAGAAAGGGGATTTGCTAATGGAAGCAGACTTAGATGCCATTCAGAGTGCAGGGAAAGAAATTATTACACCGATTATTATTACGAATAGTCATGATTTTTCTGACATAAAGTCGTTAGCTAGTGGACAAATTTCTATTGGTCAAGATATCATTGAGTTAAGTGTATAG
- a CDS encoding glycoside hydrolase family 1 protein translates to MQKITFPKEFLWGGAVAANQVEGAYLEDGKGLSTADMITGGTKDKPRKFSPVIMENTYYPSHNAIDFYHRYKEDIQLMGEMGFKVFRTSISWARIFPNGDDSEPNEKGLQFYDDLFDECLKYGIQPLVTLSHYEIPWNLVVKYKGFASRQVIDFYVRYAETCFKRYKDKVKYWLTFNEINVATLAEGALNGLGLVQEQDLQSKEPIPISNLKDVPQERFEALHHQFLASAHAVMIGHQINPNFVIGCMINRITWYPLTCNPSDVLACQLQSRMFNDFCGDVMVRGEYPNYALKELEKLGVDTSYILSEDKKLLQEGKVDLYTFSYYLTNCVSTDPHAERVGGNVTGGVRNPYLSLSEWGWHIDPQGLRYTLNLIAERYPNLPIMVVENGFGAIDHVEKDGSIKDSDRIAYLESHIKEMGKAISDGVPLIGYTTWGPIDLVSVGTGELYKRYGFIYVNRHDNGSGDFTRMKKASFNWYQQVISSNGQSVMDDLK, encoded by the coding sequence ATGCAAAAAATAACGTTTCCAAAAGAATTTTTATGGGGGGGAGCTGTGGCTGCCAATCAAGTAGAGGGAGCTTATCTAGAAGATGGAAAAGGACTTTCGACAGCAGATATGATTACTGGGGGAACTAAGGATAAGCCAAGAAAATTCTCACCAGTAATTATGGAAAATACTTACTACCCAAGTCATAATGCAATTGATTTCTATCATCGTTATAAAGAGGATATTCAGTTGATGGGAGAAATGGGATTTAAGGTGTTTCGAACATCAATTAGTTGGGCTCGTATTTTCCCTAATGGAGATGATTCGGAACCAAACGAAAAGGGATTACAATTCTACGATGATCTATTTGATGAATGCCTCAAATATGGAATTCAGCCACTGGTGACTTTGAGTCACTATGAAATTCCTTGGAATTTGGTCGTAAAATATAAGGGCTTTGCTTCTCGTCAGGTTATTGATTTCTATGTCCGTTATGCAGAGACTTGTTTTAAGAGATATAAGGATAAAGTTAAATATTGGCTCACTTTCAACGAAATCAATGTAGCAACGCTTGCAGAAGGTGCTTTAAATGGATTGGGTCTTGTTCAAGAACAGGATTTACAAAGCAAGGAACCAATCCCTATTTCTAACTTGAAAGATGTTCCTCAAGAACGCTTCGAAGCTCTTCATCATCAATTTTTGGCATCTGCACATGCTGTGATGATTGGGCATCAAATAAATCCTAACTTTGTTATCGGATGTATGATTAACCGTATTACATGGTATCCTTTGACATGTAATCCTAGTGATGTATTGGCTTGCCAGCTTCAAAGTCGTATGTTTAATGATTTTTGTGGAGATGTCATGGTCAGAGGAGAATACCCAAACTATGCTTTGAAGGAGTTGGAGAAGTTAGGTGTTGACACCTCATATATCCTTTCTGAAGATAAAAAACTTCTTCAAGAAGGGAAAGTAGATCTTTACACTTTTTCATACTATTTGACTAATTGTGTCAGTACGGACCCTCATGCAGAACGTGTAGGGGGAAATGTGACAGGTGGCGTTCGCAATCCCTATCTTTCTTTAAGTGAATGGGGATGGCATATTGACCCGCAAGGTCTTCGATATACGCTAAATCTCATTGCAGAGCGCTATCCCAATCTCCCTATAATGGTAGTTGAAAATGGCTTTGGTGCAATTGATCATGTAGAGAAAGATGGTAGCATCAAGGATTCTGATAGAATTGCTTATTTAGAAAGCCATATAAAAGAGATGGGTAAGGCAATTTCTGATGGGGTTCCTTTGATTGGTTACACTACTTGGGGACCAATTGATCTGGTTAGTGTTGGGACTGGGGAGTTGTATAAGCGATATGGGTTCATCTATGTCAACCGTCACGATAATGGCAGTGGGGATTTCACACGGATGAAAAAAGCTTCATTTAATTGGTATCAACAGGTAATCTCTAGTAATGGACAGTCGGTGATGGATGACTTGAAATAG
- a CDS encoding YczE/YyaS/YitT family protein, producing the protein MKRFLYLFLGLSLMAFGTALCRKTGLGIDPVNAIIHALSHLFNLSIGITSLLLQASFGILVVLLDKKLLGWGSLLAILSFGFLLQFFNSFLQYFFFVGFVLTLLVFGFGLVILAFGMAIYMESGNGLVPYDCFAYILSKKWKKKPFYFRVFLDTTVALLAYVLGGPIHIGTAIMAFALGPIIDYCRHHISLR; encoded by the coding sequence ATGAAACGATTTCTCTATCTATTTTTAGGATTAAGTTTAATGGCGTTTGGAACAGCACTTTGCCGAAAAACGGGTTTAGGAATTGATCCTGTCAATGCAATAATCCATGCCTTATCTCACCTTTTTAATCTTTCAATCGGCATAACAAGTCTACTTCTTCAGGCTTCCTTTGGAATATTGGTTGTTTTGCTTGACAAGAAGCTTCTTGGTTGGGGAAGTTTGTTAGCAATTCTATCATTTGGTTTTCTTCTTCAGTTCTTCAATAGTTTTCTCCAATATTTCTTTTTTGTAGGTTTTGTACTAACTCTTTTAGTTTTTGGATTTGGATTAGTAATACTTGCTTTTGGAATGGCTATTTATATGGAATCTGGGAACGGTCTTGTCCCTTATGATTGTTTTGCTTATATTTTAAGCAAGAAATGGAAGAAGAAACCATTCTATTTTAGGGTTTTTCTGGATACTACGGTGGCTTTGCTGGCTTATGTTCTGGGTGGTCCTATTCATATTGGAACCGCTATAATGGCTTTTGCCCTTGGTCCTATTATTGATTATTGTCGTCATCATATTTCGTTAAGATAA
- a CDS encoding arginase family protein — MATLRMLFPQWQGGVNPNYVLGAELLAVIAPPSEVDEMVTVAVSKDFDAPLQTEQGVDYFAALMQQTQAASHFLKDKNPDKVITYGGDCAVSLAPFAYLANKYRENLGILWLDAHPDIAKVGQTSHLHEMVLGNLIGEGAPSFANQIPYPLSSSKIMYAGLIEKELRPLDDGVYRHQIRYATPEDLQINSQPLLDWIEQENIEFLAVHFDLDVLTPKDFRSIYPAEPGTRVEDFPAAVGELYLDQVVRVFQDLEQQTNLVGLTIAEHLPWDAINLRKALSNISIFR, encoded by the coding sequence ATGGCAACTTTACGCATGTTATTTCCCCAATGGCAAGGTGGGGTTAATCCTAATTATGTGTTGGGAGCTGAATTGCTAGCGGTGATTGCACCCCCTTCAGAAGTAGATGAAATGGTTACAGTTGCTGTTTCTAAAGATTTTGATGCTCCACTTCAAACAGAGCAAGGGGTTGATTATTTTGCCGCTTTGATGCAACAAACTCAGGCGGCTAGTCATTTCTTGAAGGATAAGAATCCAGATAAAGTAATCACCTATGGTGGAGATTGTGCTGTTTCACTCGCTCCGTTTGCTTATCTAGCTAATAAGTATAGGGAAAATCTAGGAATTCTCTGGCTGGATGCTCATCCTGATATTGCAAAGGTAGGACAGACGAGCCACTTGCATGAAATGGTTTTGGGAAATCTCATAGGAGAAGGGGCTCCTTCTTTTGCTAATCAGATACCATATCCTCTCTCATCATCTAAGATTATGTATGCAGGTCTGATTGAAAAAGAGTTGCGTCCTTTAGATGACGGAGTTTATCGACACCAGATTCGCTATGCAACACCGGAAGATTTGCAGATCAATAGCCAGCCGTTATTAGATTGGATTGAACAAGAAAATATTGAATTTCTTGCTGTCCACTTTGATTTAGATGTCCTAACTCCAAAGGATTTTCGCTCAATCTATCCCGCTGAACCAGGGACTCGGGTGGAGGATTTTCCAGCGGCAGTTGGTGAATTATATCTGGATCAGGTTGTTCGTGTTTTTCAAGATTTGGAACAACAGACAAATCTTGTTGGATTGACCATTGCAGAGCATTTACCGTGGGATGCTATTAATCTTAGAAAAGCACTATCGAATATTTCTATTTTTCGTTGA
- the gshAB gene encoding bifunctional glutamate--cysteine ligase GshA/glutathione synthetase GshB: MNINHLFEKLAADAPILQATFGLEREGLRVNQDGKLAQTSHPQAFGSRNFHPTIQTDFSEQQLELITPIATSTKEARRFLAAITDVAGRTIPKNEVIWPLSMPPKLSPAEIQIAHLENDFERHYREGLAKKYGKTLQAISGIHYNVELGSDLIQALFKVSDYQNIRLFKNDLYLKLARNFLRFRWFLTYLYGAAPIAEEGGLTRKISQPIRSIRNSDLGYVNDKKIHISYASLESYVSDIEKYVVQGDLIAEKECYTPVRFRGQKENRRYLEKGITYLEFRCFDLNPFEVLGISQETMDTVHLFLLALLWLDDIADPDEILEQAHDLNEKIALSHPLTPLPVEADSDLILRAMQAVIHQFGLSSYYQDLLHHVKDAVANPSLTLSAQLLPYVYNQSLEAFGLEKAKEYHHYAWTAPYALKGYEEMELSTQMLLFDAIQKGLQVEILDESDQFLKLQHKDHIEYVKNGNMTSKDNYIVPLAMANKTVTKKILSATGFPVPAGAEFSTLEEGLAYYPLIKNMPIVVKPKSTNFGLGISIFQEPASRNSYQKALEIAFSEDSSVLVEEFIAGTEYRFFVLDGKCEAVLLRLAANVVGDGQHTIRELVAFKNTNPLRGRDHRSPLEMIELGEIELLMLAQQGYKADDVLPQGIQVFLRRNSNISTGGDSVDVTETMHTSYKELAAEMAAAMGAWVCGVDLIIPDSTLPASKNEPHCTCIELNFNPSMYMHTYCAEGPGQSITPKILAKLFPEIH, encoded by the coding sequence ATGAACATCAATCACTTATTCGAAAAATTAGCAGCAGATGCACCTATTTTACAAGCTACTTTCGGGTTGGAAAGGGAGGGCTTGCGCGTCAATCAAGACGGGAAATTAGCGCAAACTTCTCACCCTCAAGCATTTGGCAGTCGCAATTTTCATCCGACAATTCAGACCGATTTTAGTGAGCAGCAATTAGAACTCATCACCCCGATTGCAACTTCTACAAAAGAAGCAAGGCGTTTTCTCGCTGCTATTACCGATGTAGCTGGACGCACCATTCCCAAAAACGAAGTGATTTGGCCACTCTCTATGCCCCCAAAATTATCGCCAGCAGAAATTCAAATCGCTCATTTAGAAAATGATTTTGAGCGCCATTATCGAGAGGGGTTGGCGAAAAAATATGGAAAAACACTACAAGCTATCTCAGGCATTCACTACAATGTGGAATTGGGATCCGACTTGATTCAAGCCCTTTTCAAGGTCAGTGATTACCAAAATATCCGTCTTTTTAAAAATGACCTCTATCTTAAATTGGCTCGAAACTTTTTACGGTTCCGCTGGTTTCTGACTTATTTATACGGGGCAGCACCAATTGCTGAAGAAGGGGGTTTGACGAGAAAGATTTCTCAGCCTATACGCTCTATCCGCAACAGTGATTTGGGATATGTAAATGATAAAAAGATTCACATTTCCTATGCTTCACTAGAGTCTTATGTGAGCGATATAGAGAAATACGTGGTACAAGGCGATTTAATTGCCGAGAAAGAATGCTACACACCCGTCCGCTTCCGTGGGCAAAAAGAAAATCGGCGTTACTTGGAAAAAGGCATTACCTATTTGGAATTCCGCTGCTTTGACCTCAATCCTTTTGAGGTGCTGGGAATCAGCCAAGAAACTATGGACACGGTTCATCTCTTTTTGCTTGCCTTGCTCTGGCTAGATGATATAGCAGACCCTGATGAAATCCTAGAGCAAGCTCATGATCTAAATGAAAAAATCGCTCTTAGCCACCCTCTGACTCCTTTGCCTGTTGAAGCTGATAGTGATCTGATCCTTAGAGCCATGCAAGCTGTCATCCACCAGTTCGGATTAAGCTCCTATTATCAAGACCTGCTTCATCATGTGAAAGATGCAGTTGCTAATCCCAGTCTGACCCTTTCTGCCCAGCTCTTGCCTTATGTTTATAACCAATCCTTAGAAGCCTTTGGTTTGGAAAAAGCTAAAGAATATCACCACTACGCCTGGACTGCTCCATACGCTCTGAAAGGCTACGAGGAAATGGAACTCTCTACCCAGATGCTGCTCTTTGATGCGATTCAAAAAGGGTTGCAGGTCGAAATATTGGACGAAAGTGACCAGTTTTTAAAACTTCAACATAAAGATCACATCGAGTATGTCAAAAATGGCAATATGACCTCAAAGGACAACTATATCGTGCCTCTTGCGATGGCAAATAAGACGGTGACTAAGAAAATTTTATCTGCTACTGGTTTTCCTGTTCCTGCTGGAGCTGAATTCTCCACTCTGGAAGAAGGGCTAGCTTACTATCCCCTTATCAAAAATATGCCGATTGTTGTCAAACCCAAATCCACCAACTTCGGGTTAGGAATTTCTATTTTTCAGGAACCAGCCAGCAGAAACAGTTACCAAAAAGCATTGGAAATTGCCTTTTCAGAGGACAGCTCTGTCCTTGTCGAAGAATTTATCGCAGGAACCGAGTACCGTTTCTTTGTCCTAGACGGCAAATGTGAGGCGGTGCTTCTGCGCTTAGCAGCCAATGTTGTAGGAGACGGTCAGCACACCATTCGAGAACTGGTAGCTTTTAAAAATACCAATCCCCTACGAGGGCGCGACCATCGCTCTCCACTGGAAATGATTGAGCTTGGTGAGATTGAGCTACTCATGCTAGCCCAGCAAGGTTATAAAGCAGATGATGTCCTACCGCAAGGAATTCAAGTTTTTCTTCGCCGTAATTCTAATATTTCTACTGGTGGAGACTCAGTAGATGTGACTGAAACCATGCACACCTCCTATAAGGAACTAGCAGCAGAAATGGCAGCTGCTATGGGAGCTTGGGTCTGTGGCGTGGATTTAATTATCCCAGATAGCACACTTCCAGCCAGCAAAAATGAGCCCCACTGCACCTGCATTGAGCTGAATTTCAATCCATCCATGTATATGCACACTTATTGCGCAGAAGGTCCCGGTCAAAGCATTACACCTAAAATTTTGGCCAAACTTTTCCCAGAAATCCATTAA
- a CDS encoding adenylosuccinate synthase gives MTSVVVVGTQWGDEGKGKITDFLSANAEVIARYQGGDNAGHTIVIDGKKYKLHLIPSGIFFPEKISVIGNGMVVNPKSLVNELAYLHGEDVTTDNLRISDRAHVILPYHIELDRLQEEAKGDHKIGTTIKGIGPAYMDKAARVGIRIADLLDKDIFRERLERNLAEKNRLFEKLYDSTAIQFDDIFEEYYAYGQQIKQYVTDTSVILNDALDQGKRVLFEGAQGVMLDIDQGTYPFVTSSNPVAGGVTIGSGVGPSKIDKVVGVCKAYTSRVGDGPFPTELFDEVGNRIREVGHEYGTTTGRPRRVGWFDSVVMRHSRRVSGITNLSLNSIDVLTGLDIVKICVAYDLDGERIDHYPASLEQLKRCKPIYEELPGWSEDITGVRSLEELPENARNYVRRVSELVGVRISTFSVGPGREQTNILESVWSSL, from the coding sequence ATGACATCAGTTGTAGTTGTAGGAACCCAGTGGGGAGATGAAGGAAAAGGAAAGATTACAGATTTCCTTTCAGCTAATGCCGAAGTTATTGCCCGTTATCAAGGCGGAGACAATGCCGGTCACACCATTGTAATTGACGGTAAAAAGTATAAATTGCACTTGATTCCGTCAGGTATTTTCTTCCCAGAGAAAATCTCTGTTATCGGAAATGGAATGGTAGTCAATCCAAAATCTTTGGTAAATGAATTAGCTTATTTGCATGGCGAAGATGTCACAACAGATAATCTGCGCATTTCAGATCGTGCACATGTGATTCTTCCTTATCATATCGAGTTGGACCGTCTGCAAGAAGAAGCCAAAGGTGATCACAAAATCGGAACGACTATCAAGGGGATTGGTCCAGCTTATATGGACAAAGCAGCTCGCGTGGGAATCCGCATTGCGGATTTGTTGGATAAAGATATTTTCAGAGAACGTTTGGAGCGCAACTTAGCTGAAAAAAATCGTCTCTTTGAAAAACTCTACGACAGCACAGCTATCCAATTTGACGATATTTTTGAAGAATACTACGCTTATGGTCAACAGATTAAACAATACGTGACAGATACGTCGGTTATCTTGAACGACGCTCTTGATCAAGGTAAACGTGTCCTTTTTGAGGGGGCGCAGGGAGTGATGCTAGATATTGACCAGGGCACTTATCCATTTGTTACCTCTTCCAATCCTGTTGCAGGTGGTGTGACGATTGGTTCCGGTGTGGGTCCAAGCAAAATTGACAAGGTTGTTGGGGTTTGCAAAGCCTATACCAGTCGTGTTGGTGACGGACCATTTCCTACAGAACTGTTTGATGAAGTAGGCAACCGCATTCGTGAAGTTGGACATGAATATGGAACGACCACAGGGCGTCCTCGTCGTGTTGGTTGGTTTGATTCGGTTGTTATGCGTCACAGTCGCCGTGTGTCTGGGATTACAAACCTTTCTCTCAATTCAATTGACGTTTTGACGGGACTGGATATAGTTAAAATCTGTGTAGCTTACGACCTAGACGGTGAACGTATTGACCATTACCCAGCTAGTTTAGAGCAACTCAAACGCTGCAAACCAATCTATGAAGAATTACCAGGTTGGTCAGAAGACATTACAGGTGTTCGCAGTTTAGAAGAGTTGCCAGAAAATGCCCGCAACTACGTCCGCCGTGTCAGTGAATTGGTCGGTGTCCGCATTTCCACTTTCTCTGTTGGACCAGGTCGTGAACAAACTAATATTTTAGAAAGCGTTTGGTCAAGTTTGTAA
- a CDS encoding restriction endonuclease, which produces MNFADLSNKEQEKIMISEIIRNLKKLGGYATKRELLDAIKKGENTIDENFFEEEKVSQKSGKIYKPSDYTFNFSAKSLLITGYLSKPKQSTFELTELGRKVKLDEHFASDIQRKAIQFWKNEKKSKQFFKLSFEKELKHSLDDSKENWRVELTRALKSMSPQKFETFARGLVKEMGVKLDEKIGVSYTNDGGLDGFGYITSTDDFRTNRVAIQAKRWENNVPSPEIDKFRGAMDKYNAEYGIFITTSDFSRSAIEAARQGTRVITLINGEDIADLVAKYKLHVREVTTYELGDFYHTED; this is translated from the coding sequence ATGAACTTTGCAGATTTGTCTAATAAAGAACAGGAAAAAATAATGATAAGTGAAATTATCAGGAATTTAAAAAAGCTAGGTGGCTATGCAACCAAACGAGAGTTGCTAGATGCCATTAAAAAGGGAGAAAATACGATAGATGAGAATTTTTTTGAGGAAGAAAAAGTGTCTCAAAAAAGTGGAAAAATTTATAAACCTAGTGATTACACTTTTAATTTTTCTGCCAAAAGTTTGCTTATCACGGGCTATCTTTCTAAACCAAAGCAATCGACTTTTGAATTGACAGAATTAGGTAGAAAAGTGAAACTGGATGAGCATTTTGCTAGCGATATTCAACGGAAAGCCATTCAATTTTGGAAAAATGAGAAGAAGTCAAAACAATTCTTCAAGTTATCCTTTGAAAAGGAACTAAAACATTCACTAGATGACTCAAAAGAAAATTGGAGAGTTGAGTTGACAAGAGCTTTAAAATCTATGTCACCACAAAAATTTGAAACTTTTGCTCGTGGTCTAGTCAAGGAGATGGGTGTCAAACTAGATGAAAAAATTGGGGTTAGTTATACTAATGATGGTGGTTTAGATGGCTTTGGCTATATTACTAGTACAGATGACTTCAGAACCAATCGTGTAGCTATCCAAGCAAAGCGTTGGGAAAACAATGTTCCTTCTCCGGAGATTGATAAATTCCGCGGTGCAATGGATAAATACAATGCAGAATATGGTATTTTTATTACAACTTCTGATTTTTCAAGAAGTGCCATTGAAGCAGCTCGTCAAGGAACTAGAGTCATTACTTTAATCAATGGAGAAGATATTGCGGATCTAGTTGCCAAATATAAACTTCATGTTAGGGAAGTCACGACTTATGAATTAGGAGATTTTTATCATACAGAGGATTAG
- the tadA gene encoding tRNA adenosine(34) deaminase TadA: MNYTVEEKEFFMREALKEAEIALVNDEIPIGCVIVKNGEIIGRGHNAREELQRAVMHAEVMAIEKANAHEKSWRLLDTTLFVTIEPCVMCSGAIGLARIPQVIYGAKNQKFGAAGSLYDILTDERLNHRVELETGILEVECAQMMQDFFRKRRQR, encoded by the coding sequence ATGAACTATACAGTTGAAGAAAAAGAATTTTTTATGCGGGAGGCTTTGAAAGAAGCAGAGATTGCGCTTGTTAATGATGAAATTCCGATTGGCTGTGTCATTGTCAAGAACGGGGAAATTATCGGTCGTGGGCACAATGCACGTGAGGAATTGCAGCGCGCTGTCATGCATGCTGAGGTGATGGCGATTGAAAAGGCAAACGCTCATGAAAAAAGCTGGCGCTTGCTAGATACGACTCTATTTGTCACTATTGAGCCTTGTGTCATGTGTAGCGGTGCCATTGGTCTAGCTCGCATTCCGCAGGTTATCTACGGAGCAAAAAATCAAAAATTTGGTGCTGCCGGTAGCCTCTATGATATTCTAACAGATGAACGTCTTAATCACCGAGTTGAACTGGAAACTGGGATTTTGGAGGTAGAATGTGCTCAGATGATGCAAGATTTTTTTAGAAAGAGGAGACAGAGATGA
- a CDS encoding TetR/AcrR family transcriptional regulator, with amino-acid sequence MSQDKKQRLKSAAYVIFSRKGYKATGISEIAKQAGMAVGSFYNYYDSKEAIFLDVYIDENNRVRQAMRDDIDWQGDAVELVGQIFSQSRNLVSSSKILAEWYNPAISDELHSYYSSEKGKDANPFHQFLVEIFTNRMLAEGYSQEKIQEVLQVYQLFYYMDTHITEEAFPHISQTIETLATYFVKGLFK; translated from the coding sequence ATGTCGCAAGACAAAAAACAAAGATTAAAATCTGCTGCCTATGTCATTTTTTCAAGAAAAGGTTATAAGGCAACAGGAATTTCTGAGATTGCCAAGCAAGCTGGCATGGCAGTTGGTTCTTTTTACAACTATTATGACTCCAAGGAAGCCATTTTTCTGGATGTTTATATTGATGAAAATAACCGTGTGCGTCAAGCAATGAGAGACGATATTGATTGGCAAGGAGATGCGGTCGAGCTCGTCGGGCAGATTTTTAGTCAGTCGCGAAATCTCGTTTCATCCAGTAAAATTCTGGCAGAATGGTATAACCCGGCTATTTCTGATGAGCTGCATAGCTATTATTCTTCGGAAAAAGGCAAGGACGCGAATCCATTTCATCAGTTTTTAGTGGAAATCTTTACCAATCGTATGCTGGCGGAGGGTTATTCTCAAGAAAAAATCCAAGAAGTGCTGCAGGTTTATCAGCTTTTCTACTATATGGATACCCATATCACTGAAGAGGCTTTCCCTCATATCAGTCAAACCATTGAAACCTTGGCGACTTACTTTGTTAAAGGACTTTTTAAATAA
- a CDS encoding ferredoxin reductase domain-containing protein, producing the protein MKGRSKMLTIIVSILAVGLFVCLIIWGTIVYFGGSQSLSVKRIENPSDDIHLIHLTKPKNMTWKAGSYAKIALPNVKESGQKNRWLTIASNPDENEILILTHNSGSLYKKTLTSLSAGSKVEMSWLYSNLSVKDGEEPLVCFASDVGIAATRPIIKKWAGKRSIVLSHLDKGVLVFDKELSQIAQKYSNLDYSKSANLSQSKKRLKHAAEQYGNKAIYLLAGHPGDTEAMKKFLEDKGIDSK; encoded by the coding sequence ATGAAAGGACGTTCTAAAATGTTAACGATTATTGTATCAATTCTTGCTGTAGGCCTTTTTGTATGTCTCATTATTTGGGGTACGATTGTCTATTTTGGAGGCAGTCAATCTTTATCGGTTAAACGTATTGAAAATCCTAGCGACGATATTCACCTCATTCATCTGACAAAACCTAAAAATATGACTTGGAAGGCCGGTTCTTATGCTAAGATTGCCTTACCTAATGTTAAAGAGAGTGGACAAAAGAATCGCTGGCTGACTATTGCCTCCAATCCTGATGAGAATGAAATCCTCATTTTGACACACAATAGTGGTAGTTTATATAAGAAAACTTTGACCAGTTTATCAGCAGGAAGTAAGGTCGAGATGAGTTGGCTTTACTCTAATTTATCTGTTAAGGATGGTGAAGAGCCGCTTGTTTGTTTTGCATCTGATGTAGGTATTGCTGCAACACGACCAATTATCAAAAAGTGGGCTGGTAAACGTTCCATTGTTCTCAGCCACTTGGACAAAGGTGTCTTGGTTTTTGATAAAGAATTGTCTCAAATAGCTCAAAAATATAGTAACTTGGATTATAGCAAAAGTGCCAACCTTTCTCAAAGTAAAAAAAGACTGAAGCACGCAGCAGAACAGTATGGCAACAAAGCAATTTATCTCTTGGCTGGTCATCCTGGTGATACAGAAGCGATGAAAAAATTTCTTGAAGACAAAGGGATTGATAGCAAATAG